CGCCGGGAGCTACTTTGACCCGCGCTTTCGGGGGGAGCGAATCCCCACCCTGGCGGAAGTCTTCGAAGCAGTAGGCCAGCGCTTGCTGATCAACGTTGAGTTAAAAGGGATGGGCCGGCAGGCTGATGGCCTGGAGGCGATAGTGGCCGACCTGATTGCCCGACATAGCCTGGGTGAGCGGGTGATCATTTCGTCGTTCAATCCGATCCGCTTGCGGCGGATGCGCCGGATCGCGCCGCGGTTGCCGCTGGGTTTCCTGCATGACTGGGAAACGCCGCCTGCTCAACGCTGGCTGGCGGCGGTACTCATGGTAGGGTTGCCGGTCGAAGCTGATCACCCCCATCATGTCCGGGTGACGCCGTCCTATGTGGCTCAGGCGCGGCGGCGCGGCCAGCGCGTTAACGTCTGGGTGGTCAACGAACCGGAACGGATGCGCGAATTGCGTGACATGGGAGTCGACCTGATCATGAGCGACCGTCCGGATGTGCTGCGGGCGGTACTGCATGGTGAGCGCTAGCGGGTATGCCCCCGCCTGGCTGACGGGAAAGAAGGACCGCAATGCCACAAT
The genomic region above belongs to Anaerolineae bacterium and contains:
- a CDS encoding glycerophosphodiester phosphodiesterase, giving the protein MDRVLNFGHRGASHDAPQNTLAAFELAAQYGADGIELDVHLTRDRVPVVIHDEHVDTTTDGTGLVREKTLAEIKELDAGSYFDPRFRGERIPTLAEVFEAVGQRLLINVELKGMGRQADGLEAIVADLIARHSLGERVIISSFNPIRLRRMRRIAPRLPLGFLHDWETPPAQRWLAAVLMVGLPVEADHPHHVRVTPSYVAQARRRGQRVNVWVVNEPERMRELRDMGVDLIMSDRPDVLRAVLHGER